In Hermetia illucens chromosome 5, iHerIll2.2.curated.20191125, whole genome shotgun sequence, a single window of DNA contains:
- the LOC119658104 gene encoding tigger transposable element-derived protein 6-like, whose amino-acid sequence MFSFKGDKCHGGKNSKLRLAVLLGTHCTGIYKLRLLIIGKYRKPRCFKNVNNLPAEYTSNTKAWMTCDTFNNWLRSLDKEMKKKKEKILMFIDNYTAHGAIPNLINIKIKYLPANNTPKLQPIDQDIIQSFNVHYRKEVVRQFLSDTEHQTPTTIDVLKAVWIIVKAWDQVSEETITNCFKKIVCGEFTDDEIVTSVSPGPNEEAEECEEEESQIKQRDFTTEDARSLSDSVVTSITELDSKQTTIWDFFSNGDKQNED is encoded by the exons ATGTTCTCATTCAAAGGCGATAAATGTCATGGTGGAAAAAACAGCAAACTTCGCTTAGCAGTGTTGCTAGGAACACACTGTACCGGGATATACAAACTTAGGCTACTCATCATTGGAAAATATAGAAAACCACGATGTTTTAAAAACGTCAATAATTTACCAGCAGAGTACACGTCAAACACTAAGGCCTGGATGACCTGTGATACTTTTAACAATTGGCTTAGAAGTCTTGACAAAgagatgaagaaaaaaaaggagaaaattctcATGTTCATCGATAATTATACTGCACATGGAGCCATTCCTAACTtgataaacataaaaataaaatacttgcCTGCAAATAACACTCCGAAACTTCAACCAATAGACCAAGACATCATTCAAAGCTTCAACGTGCACTACAGGAAGGAAGTTGTCAGACAGTTTCTTTCTGATACTGAACACCAAACGCCAACCACAATTGACGTCTTAAAAGCGGTGTGGATAATCGTCAAAGCCTGGGATCAAGTCAGTGAAGAAACCATCACAAACTGCTTCAAGAAGA TCGTCTGTGGAGAATTCACTGATGATGAAATTGTCACATCTGTATCACCAGGTcctaatgaagaagcggaagaATGCGAGGAGGAGGAGAGTCAAATTAAGCAACGTGATTTTACTACAGAAGACGCTC GTAGTTTGAGCGACAGTGTAGTCACATCCATTACGGAATTGGATAGTAAGCAGACCACAATTTGGGACTTTTTCTCTAATGGAGATAAACAAAATGAAGATTAA